One Lacticaseibacillus rhamnosus genomic window carries:
- a CDS encoding alpha/beta hydrolase — MMTKKRGKVLLIISIFLVVSGGAWLWLNRGVTPSTKRVAGTYQTPTIFVHGFGGGYGSEKDMINDLSKHPGFRQVLRYTVTNTGQLSVSGSWSPSIRHPLIAVVFSSGRPDAPTLDKILKQVKKRYGVKAFNAVGHSAGSTAWAEWSLMPDKKGTPALEKLITIAGPFNGFPGMGGMNSGLDIKLASDGRPSTMSDRYKPMYEHRQYFPKTAAVLNLYGNLGKGSDGRVPVNSARSLRYLVADRAKSYTEREITNSKAQHSKLHEHNPLVNRYLYEFLSTGKINH; from the coding sequence ATGATGACGAAAAAACGGGGAAAAGTCCTTCTAATCATTAGTATCTTTCTTGTTGTCAGCGGCGGCGCGTGGCTGTGGCTGAATCGCGGGGTGACCCCTTCGACCAAACGGGTTGCCGGAACCTACCAGACGCCTACCATTTTTGTTCACGGCTTTGGTGGCGGCTATGGTTCTGAAAAGGACATGATTAACGATCTCAGCAAACATCCCGGATTCCGCCAAGTCCTACGATATACGGTGACCAACACCGGACAGCTTAGTGTTAGTGGGTCGTGGTCGCCAAGTATTCGGCATCCATTAATCGCGGTGGTGTTTAGTAGTGGCCGGCCAGATGCACCGACACTGGATAAGATTCTAAAACAAGTCAAGAAGCGATATGGCGTTAAGGCCTTTAATGCAGTCGGTCATTCTGCGGGTTCGACGGCTTGGGCAGAATGGTCCCTCATGCCGGATAAAAAAGGGACGCCGGCATTGGAGAAACTCATTACGATTGCCGGACCTTTCAATGGCTTTCCGGGGATGGGCGGCATGAATAGTGGTCTTGATATTAAGCTGGCCAGCGATGGCCGACCGAGTACAATGTCGGATCGGTACAAACCGATGTACGAGCATCGCCAGTATTTTCCCAAAACAGCCGCGGTTTTGAACTTGTATGGAAATCTAGGCAAAGGCTCAGATGGCCGGGTGCCGGTTAACTCAGCCCGGTCATTGCGATATCTGGTAGCAGATCGTGCCAAAAGTTATACCGAGCGCGAGATTACCAACAGCAAGGCGCAACACAGTAAATTACACGAGCATAATCCACTGGTGAATCGGTACTTGTATGAGTTCTTAAGTACGGGGAAGATTAACCATTAA
- a CDS encoding GntR family transcriptional regulator, which yields MEFDDKVPIYFQIKQYLYQAIITDRLKSGAQLPAVRQLAAELTVNVNTVQRALSELIQEGVLVTRRGRGNFVTDDIKVLIDMKKRVIGSELDHLYRQLADLNLTADEMKDAFSQYVDEQEEHHDN from the coding sequence GTGGAATTCGATGATAAGGTGCCGATTTATTTTCAAATCAAACAATATCTTTACCAAGCCATTATTACCGATCGGCTCAAATCAGGCGCGCAACTGCCAGCGGTTCGCCAACTTGCCGCTGAGTTAACCGTCAACGTCAACACGGTGCAGCGTGCGTTAAGCGAGTTAATTCAAGAAGGCGTACTCGTGACGCGTAGGGGGAGAGGTAATTTCGTTACTGATGACATTAAAGTGCTGATCGATATGAAAAAACGCGTCATCGGCTCCGAACTTGACCATTTATACCGTCAATTAGCCGACTTGAATCTAACGGCAGACGAAATGAAGGACGCTTTTTCTCAGTATGTTGACGAACAGGAGGAACACCATGACAACTAG
- a CDS encoding ATP-binding cassette domain-containing protein → MTTSMISAEHLTYKRNRHLILDDLNLNVHQGHFIGLLGANGAGKTTLMRLLNGLATNFTGTIQIGASESIVDRKQLSNFSESLKGVNASRTLQQIAIDYAMMYLDFSEKAFAEFTTEYELDLHQKLNALSTGNRKKFIAALTLARETQLYLLDEPFEGIDSMTRKRLISNMIAWKPDAATVIISDHHVNDIVNILDEIVVLKDKHIVAHKNTEQLRAETGMSVEAYYESLYQGGKSND, encoded by the coding sequence ATGACAACTAGCATGATTTCAGCAGAACATCTTACTTATAAACGCAATCGTCATTTGATTTTGGACGATCTTAATCTCAACGTCCACCAAGGCCACTTCATCGGTTTGCTTGGTGCGAATGGCGCCGGGAAGACCACCTTGATGCGACTGTTAAACGGTTTGGCAACCAATTTTACCGGCACCATTCAAATCGGCGCCTCAGAAAGCATTGTCGATCGCAAACAACTCAGCAATTTCAGCGAATCACTCAAAGGTGTCAACGCCAGTCGCACCCTTCAGCAAATCGCCATCGATTATGCCATGATGTACCTCGACTTTTCCGAAAAGGCGTTCGCTGAATTCACCACTGAATATGAATTGGACCTGCACCAAAAACTCAACGCCCTTTCAACCGGGAATCGTAAAAAGTTCATCGCCGCGTTGACTTTGGCCCGCGAAACCCAACTGTATCTGCTTGATGAACCCTTTGAAGGCATTGACAGTATGACCCGCAAACGACTCATCAGCAACATGATCGCTTGGAAACCCGATGCCGCCACCGTGATTATTTCGGATCATCACGTTAACGACATCGTGAATATTCTTGATGAAATCGTTGTCTTAAAAGATAAACATATTGTCGCCCATAAAAACACGGAACAGCTCCGCGCGGAAACCGGCATGAGCGTGGAAGCTTACTATGAAAGTCTGTATCAAGGAGGCAAAAGCAATGACTAA
- a CDS encoding sulfite exporter TauE/SafE family protein, with the protein MTIILVLLGFLVGAFIMTMGGGGGAFYLGIMTGVAHLSPSTAAATSLFTAIPALAVGCYSHYRTGNMRFHAGNRILLTAVPATVVGSLAAPYIPELVYSWSIAIIFMVLGVQMLRQSFGRKAKKTTQPAWFAYVLGMISGLMVGVAGLSGGGPIMAGLMLMGLDMPHAAATSSYALVALSIIGCFLHATQGKIAWTVGGLLMLGSLVGAAITPRILNRFDPRKLTAILRPLLGLLLVVMAIEQVW; encoded by the coding sequence ATGACAATTATCTTAGTGCTTCTCGGCTTTTTGGTCGGGGCATTTATTATGACCATGGGTGGTGGCGGCGGTGCTTTTTATCTTGGTATTATGACCGGCGTTGCGCATCTTTCACCGAGTACTGCGGCGGCGACATCGCTGTTTACGGCGATTCCGGCGTTGGCGGTGGGGTGTTATAGTCACTATCGCACTGGCAATATGCGTTTTCACGCCGGCAACCGGATTCTGCTGACGGCAGTACCAGCAACGGTTGTCGGTAGTCTGGCCGCACCTTACATACCGGAACTGGTTTATTCATGGTCGATTGCGATTATTTTCATGGTTCTTGGCGTTCAAATGTTGCGCCAATCCTTTGGGCGTAAAGCAAAGAAGACCACCCAGCCGGCATGGTTCGCCTATGTGCTTGGTATGATTAGCGGCTTAATGGTTGGCGTTGCCGGACTAAGTGGTGGCGGCCCGATTATGGCTGGTTTGATGTTGATGGGTTTGGATATGCCGCATGCCGCTGCAACCTCATCTTATGCTTTAGTAGCTTTATCCATCATCGGTTGCTTTCTGCACGCCACTCAAGGAAAAATTGCGTGGACAGTCGGCGGCCTCCTGATGCTCGGCTCGCTGGTTGGTGCCGCAATCACACCCCGCATCCTCAATCGCTTTGACCCGCGTAAGTTGACCGCCATCTTACGTCCGCTCCTCGGTTTGCTTTTAGTCGTCATGGCGATCGAACAAGTATGGTAA
- a CDS encoding helix-turn-helix domain-containing protein codes for MHLNQIIRTKRLAAGLTQEALAQKVGVTSPAVSKWEKGISYPDITLLPILARNLNTDVNTLLDFSADLDPAALRRFYTKLTATAQKDGWKAAVALVDEELREYPSVPQLQMMVPAFLQGLKSDIPTNEWPAVRERIIQLYQASERPHSSLPEAQIAAEGLFQFFLSEHEFDAAEKQLQNLPSETVAYQALKLKLQLSQGQFDKAYVDGEQLLTSDFSALTIVLNLLTQVAIADHQLATAQLYVDTLLKFDAVFNMYSPWAIDSQLRLAKAANKPKEAIAILQKSIDKIDRKIPAVLKHLPKLQPIASLTEAQKQLAQSFAADPELDYLKDDPEFQKLIHQFDA; via the coding sequence ATGCATTTAAATCAGATTATTCGCACTAAACGCCTGGCAGCAGGCTTAACTCAGGAAGCGCTGGCGCAAAAAGTTGGTGTCACGTCGCCGGCTGTTAGTAAATGGGAAAAAGGTATTTCTTATCCTGATATCACGTTGCTGCCGATTCTCGCACGCAATCTCAACACGGATGTGAATACGTTGTTGGACTTTTCGGCTGACTTAGATCCAGCTGCACTGCGTCGTTTCTATACGAAACTAACCGCAACGGCCCAAAAGGATGGCTGGAAGGCGGCAGTTGCTTTGGTTGATGAAGAACTACGCGAATATCCGTCTGTACCGCAGCTGCAAATGATGGTACCAGCGTTTCTTCAAGGTTTAAAATCTGACATCCCGACAAATGAGTGGCCAGCAGTTCGGGAGCGAATTATTCAACTTTACCAAGCAAGTGAACGACCGCATTCAAGTTTGCCAGAAGCTCAGATCGCAGCGGAAGGGTTATTCCAATTCTTTTTAAGCGAGCACGAATTCGATGCGGCGGAAAAGCAGCTTCAAAATCTACCATCCGAAACCGTTGCTTATCAGGCGCTGAAGCTTAAACTCCAGTTGAGCCAAGGACAGTTTGACAAAGCTTATGTTGATGGCGAACAGCTGCTTACAAGCGATTTCTCCGCCCTTACCATTGTCCTCAATTTGTTAACTCAAGTTGCCATCGCCGATCACCAACTGGCCACGGCTCAGCTTTATGTCGATACACTCCTCAAGTTTGATGCTGTTTTCAATATGTACAGTCCCTGGGCAATTGATTCACAACTACGACTCGCAAAAGCTGCCAACAAACCTAAAGAAGCCATCGCCATACTTCAAAAGTCCATCGACAAGATTGATCGAAAAATACCGGCAGTTCTAAAGCATTTACCTAAGCTTCAGCCAATCGCATCACTTACAGAAGCCCAAAAACAATTAGCCCAAAGCTTTGCTGCTGATCCTGAACTGGACTATTTAAAAGACGACCCTGAATTTCAAAAACTCATCCACCAGTTTGATGCGTAA
- a CDS encoding IS5-like element ISLrh2 family transposase, whose amino-acid sequence MVYRQKATQLSLESFGSALGTPLSPDNEWVQYAELIPWAKLEEAYQLQFPSKTGRAAKPFRLLYGATLIQLKKGLTDRQVVDDIRDTPAYQYFIGLPEYRAKKPFEHTTLVHFRQRLSAISDLIRNITNDFTRERLEADLPEGTHVLISDATAVPVKIKYPQDTTLLNQSRLNLEQMVTDLAHGLGVEIPRTYRREAKGKWTAFSRKPRRQNKERRKQLQAQLQYIRRDLRYVAELLAQGGQLTDWQAQRLEVIKQVYEQQLFMFENHTHHVENRIVSLQQPYIRPIVRGKAKQSVEFGAKIDCSMLDGVIDVERFDFNSFNESTDLEVTLDHAFDLVGEYPDEVLVDTLYRTRDNINLCKKLGIKLNGPKLGRKPKHVDPKQRKADVSAENRRGAIERKFAFLKGSLGLDLVNTRTAESLVVTVDSAIALANIDLLLKLFSVPISIVVEQGGLHYQINYKVTEIRPETAA is encoded by the coding sequence ATGGTTTATCGTCAAAAAGCAACGCAACTATCACTTGAATCCTTTGGAAGCGCTCTGGGAACACCGCTCAGCCCGGACAACGAGTGGGTTCAATATGCAGAATTGATCCCATGGGCCAAACTTGAAGAGGCATACCAATTACAGTTCCCTTCAAAAACCGGCCGAGCAGCGAAGCCATTTCGATTGCTTTATGGCGCAACGTTGATCCAGTTGAAGAAAGGCCTGACCGACCGCCAAGTTGTCGACGATATCCGTGATACACCAGCCTATCAGTACTTCATCGGATTACCCGAATATCGCGCTAAGAAGCCATTTGAACACACAACGTTGGTGCACTTTCGCCAACGGCTTTCAGCCATCTCAGATTTGATCCGCAACATTACTAATGACTTCACGCGCGAGCGGTTGGAGGCCGATCTACCTGAGGGGACACATGTTTTGATTAGTGATGCGACTGCCGTTCCGGTCAAGATCAAGTATCCCCAAGATACAACGCTGCTTAACCAGAGTCGTTTGAATCTCGAACAAATGGTCACAGATCTGGCCCACGGGTTAGGTGTGGAAATTCCGCGGACGTACAGACGTGAAGCAAAAGGTAAGTGGACCGCTTTTTCGAGGAAACCGCGGCGTCAAAACAAGGAACGCCGCAAACAGCTTCAGGCTCAGCTACAATACATCCGAAGAGATCTGCGATATGTGGCGGAACTGCTTGCGCAAGGCGGTCAGCTCACTGATTGGCAAGCACAGCGTCTGGAAGTGATTAAACAAGTCTATGAGCAGCAGCTCTTCATGTTTGAGAACCACACTCACCATGTCGAGAATCGCATCGTTAGCCTTCAACAGCCGTATATCCGGCCAATCGTGCGAGGTAAGGCAAAGCAGTCCGTTGAGTTTGGCGCCAAGATTGACTGTTCCATGTTGGATGGCGTGATTGATGTAGAGCGTTTCGACTTCAATTCATTTAACGAAAGCACTGATCTTGAAGTAACGCTTGACCATGCTTTTGACCTAGTGGGTGAATATCCGGATGAGGTGCTGGTCGATACTCTCTATCGCACGCGAGATAACATCAATCTGTGTAAGAAGCTAGGCATTAAACTTAATGGGCCAAAGCTGGGTCGAAAGCCCAAACATGTGGATCCGAAACAGCGCAAAGCCGATGTCAGTGCGGAAAACCGTCGCGGTGCCATTGAGCGCAAGTTTGCCTTCTTGAAAGGTTCACTTGGGCTTGACTTAGTGAACACCAGAACGGCTGAGTCCTTGGTGGTAACGGTGGATAGCGCGATTGCATTGGCAAATATCGACCTCCTCCTTAAGCTTTTTTCTGTACCAATTTCTATTGTGGTCGAACAGGGTGGCCTGCATTATCAAATCAACTATAAAGTGACTGAAATTCGGCCAGAAACCGCAGCCTAA